The segment TTAACTTTAGCTAGCAGCTAAGATGCGCATTATAGATATAGGTATGGATATGATACGGGTAAGAGTATGATGATAccacattttttgaaaaacctagGATACGATATTTCAGGCATACATGTATTAATtacttattaaatatattttatttatatatttatatattgttaagcaCATATCAATTTAAAAGCAATAATGAATAACAAAATGAATCTATGTCCTTTAAATGAAGTTTAGAATACAAATCAAGATGCAAAAGactaaataaaagataactAGATAAGCATAAGTGTTTAACATTGAaaccaatatataaaaaatataaataaaaattattacaaatttagGCTATCTCTCACTATCGGGGGTTGGGTTACAACAGTATTCAAACCATATTACCGGCATATATTGGAAATTttggcttcttcttctacttttaagaaaaaaaaaaaattgctaggtACGTATATTAGAGATATATATCCAAAATGATACTGGGCACGGTTACATGAGAAAAATGGAGTATCCGTGCATCCTAGGTTAGCAACCATTACATCAATATGTATGACTAAACCATCAAACTGTAGTACTCAAGTCAAAATGTGGTAGTATTTGTGTATCTGTGCATACTGGTACGAGGCGTATCGGATATGGGTACGtgagaaaaaaccaaaaaaaaaaaaaaaaaaaaaaaaggaagacggtgaaagaaagactaaaatcatcaaaaaaaaatgtagtactCAAGTCATTACATcaaggaagataaattggtATGTGGCTGGTTAAAGCTCACCAAaacatttatataattaaaaacaacaaaactcCTTTAGCTATGAAGAGGATAAAATTATGGGTGACGAATTCATTTATATAAACCTAACGGTATTAGATCAAAGGAATGATAGTGGATGGATCCAAGATGCATGGATGCAAGGTGGACGGATCTAAAGACCACGTGGCATCCACTTGGCTTAAGTGACCTCTAAGGAATCCTAAATGGAACTTGCGACCCATGACTAATCCTAGTCGATAGAATCCCAATATAAAAAGAATACTAACATGAGAAGGATTCCGTAATATACGCCCATTAATGTTGATCTTCCCCATAAGGAAATGCCTTCCTACGCAAGAAACGGAGGTCGGTTCTACACtattataaaaacccaaagCCCTCAGAAaacaaggtacgcataattgacCCCAACTCTGTCACTCTAAAGTTGTGaaaagttctctaacttaaccttcggagggtctttggccggtACTACACCAGTGCTCTCCAAAGGTCTTCTTGTTCTATGTTGTGCAGGTATTGTTTCGAGCGCGAGAGGACTGTGTGACTAACTGACaatttttcggcatcatcagttggcaccATCTGTGGAAACTATTGAGATAAGCCATACTTATTGCTTTCCAAACAAAAAGTTGCATGATACTTACTCATTCGATGACAACAACCACCAACAATCAGGGTGACGAACTGCGCACCACGGCCCTAGAGAGACAAGTTCAAACCCTCGCAGCAGTAGTAGAACACCTCACCAAGCAAAATCATGACCTGGAGGAACAATTGCGCTAGAAGAACGCGGTGCAAAACACTTAAGAGGAAGACCAGGAAGGAACCAGCACAGAAAGAAGGAACTAAGAGGGGCCAAACGGCAGCAACGCCCCAAGTAGGCAAGAATGACAAGATACCAACCGTTTATCAGGCACTGATACAGCTCCCCCTCAGATAGTCGTAGAGATGTAGATAATGAAGGAATAGATGGACTTCATGATGAACGTCCTTAGAGGACGGGTGTCCAGTGACCTCGACGACTTAGTCCATCGAATTGATTCACCATTCACTGCATCCGTTTCATCGTTCCACCTACCATCGAAATTTCAAATACCCCAGGTGGAAAGCTATGACGGATCTAAAGACCTCCTAGATCATCTGGAGTCCTTCAAAACTCTGATGCACCTACAAGAAGTGGCAGACAAGATTATATGCAAGGCCTTCCTTACCACGTTAAAGGGCCtcgcaaggatttggttcagcagGTTGACACCCAATTCCATTAGTACCTTCAAGAAGTTGAGCGCCCAGTTTGCCTCACACTTTATCGAAGGGCACAGGTACAAGAAGTCCACTGCATGCTTAATGAGTATTTAGCAACGAGAGGATGAGACGTTGAGGTCTTACAAAGCTCGTTTTAATAAGGAAGCACTCTTGATCGATGAAGCTAACGACGAGATACTCGTGGCAGCATTCACGAATGGGCTGCGGAAGGGTAAGTTTCTATTTTCCTTATACAAGAATGACCCGAAAACCATGTTAGATGTACTCTACAAGGCTACTAAGTACATGAATGCGAAAGATGCACTGCTAGCTCACGAGGAGAAGcctaaaaagagagaaagacagAAGGAAGTCCGGCAGGAAAAAGGGCAAAAGATGGCCAGAACAGGAGATAGAATGGAGGACAGACGCTCCAAGCCCCCTACAGGAAGGTTCACGAACTTCACCCCACCGAACACCCCGATTGATCAAGTACTGATGCGAATCAAGGACGAAAGGGCTTTGACATTCCCTGGCAAGTTGAAGAGAGATCTCAACAAAAGGTCTAGGGATAAGGACTGCCATTTCCACTATGATCACGGCCACAACACGTCAGAATGCTATGATTTGAAGCAGCAGATAGAAGCTCTCATCAGGCAAGGGAAGCTACAAAGATTCGTTAGTAAGGAAGGGACAAAGCAATCCCAAGGACTGCTCACCTGGAGAGAAAACGAGCACTCTAGGCCACCCTTGggagacataaggatgattgtGGGGGGCAGTACGGCTTCTAATTCTTCCAAGAAGGCACGCAAGACATACCTACAAATGGTTCAAAACGTCCAGCCGACGGGGTACGTCCCAAAGATGGCACAAATCGACAACCCTGTAATTGGATTCATGGAGGAAGATGCCCGATGTTTCCATCACCCACATGACGATGCGCTTGTAGTCAGCATATGTGTAGAAGATTATAATACCCACTGGGTCCTTGTGGACAACAAGAACTCTGCTGATATCCTATATTATCCAGCATTTCAGCAAATGAGAATAGAGAGAAAACGGTTAATTCCTACCGACGCACCACTTGTAGGATTTGGAGGAACAAGGGTGCATCCCCTATGAGCGGTCACCCTGCCAATGACGGTCGGAGATTACCCTCAGCAGATCACCAAGGATGTCACCTTCCTAGTTGTTGATTGTTCATCTACGTACAATGCCATATTGGGTCGTCCTACTTTGAATTCATGGAAAGCTATGACCTCGACCTACCATCTGATGATCAAGTTTTCACCGAGTACAAAATAGGAGAAGTAAGAGGGATCAAGTGGCAGCACGCAAGTGCTACATTGCCATGTTGGAGATGGACGACCATTTGCAAACCATGTGCATAGAAGAATAGCAGACGGTAGCAAAACTGGTGGAAGGATTGGAAGAAGTCCCCCTTGACGATTCCAGGCTTGAACGAACGATAAGGATAGGTACTTTGGCCAGCCAACAAGTACGTCGAGCACTCACAGTGTTCCTAAAGGAAAATCAGGACTTATTCGCCTAGAGTCATGAGGACATGCCAGGGATTGATCTGTCAATCATAGTCCACAAGTTGAATGTATCACCTTCATTTCTTCCCATTCGGTAGAAGAAGCAAGTGTTTGCATAAGAGCGGGACAAAGCCATAGCTGAGGAAGTTCAAAAATTACTGGAAGCAAACTTCATACAAGAAGTGTACTATCCCAATTGGCTGGCAAATGTGGTTATGGTCAAGAAAGCCAACGGAAAGTGGAAGATGTGCGTAGATTTTATGGACTTAAACAGGGCCTGCCCCAAGGACAGCTATCCTCTCCCACGGTTTGACACCTTGGTAGACTCAACCGCAAGACACCAGCTGCTAAGCTTCATGAATGTGTTCTCAGGTTACAACCAAATCAAGTTGAATGAGgctgatcaggagaagacttcattTGTCACCAGCCAAAGACTCTTCTACTACAAAGTGATGCTGTTCGGACTCAAGAACGCAGGAGCCACATACCAAAGAttgatgaacaagatgttcaCACACCAGATTAGAACGAATGTCCAAGTTTACATAGACAACATGTTGGTGAAAATCATACGGGAAGACGACCACTTGATTGACCTCCAAGAGACCTTCGACACCTTTCGTTCTTATAACATGA is part of the Quercus robur chromosome 9, dhQueRobu3.1, whole genome shotgun sequence genome and harbors:
- the LOC126699811 gene encoding uncharacterized protein LOC126699811, giving the protein MLDVLYKATKYMNAKDALLAHEEKPKKRERQKEVRQEKGQKMARTGDRMEDRRSKPPTGRFTNFTPPNTPIDQVLMRIKDERALTFPGKLKRDLNKRSRDKDCHFHYDHGHNTSECYDLKQQIEALIRQGKLQRFVSKEGTKQSQGLLTWRENEHSRPPLGDIRMIVGGSTASNSSKKARKTYLQMVQNVQPTGYVPKMAQIDNPVIGFMEEDARCFHHPHDDALVVSICVEDYNTHWVLVDNKNSADILYYPAFQQMRIERKRLIPTDAPLVGFGGTRVHPL